The DNA segment CACTCCGGGGGTGACGCGTGACCGGATCTATGCAGACGTCAGTTGGCTGGATTATAATTTTACATTGATTGATACGGGAGGAATTGAACCGGACAGCAGTGATATGATATTAAAGAGTATGCGCGAGCAGGCCCAGATTGCCATTGATACTGCTGATGTCATAATCTTTCTTACCGATGTCAGACAGGGTCTTTTGGATGCGGACGCTAAAGTATGTGATATGCTTCGGCGCAGCGGCAAGCCAGTTCTTCTGGTTGTAAATAAGGTGGATAATTTTGATAAGTTTCTGATGGACACTTATGAATTCTATAATCTGGGCATTGGTGATCCCATACCGGTATCAGCTGCATCAAAACTGGGTCTGGGTGATATGCTGGATGAGGTAGTGAAACATTTTAATGATACTGCTTTGGGGGAAGAAGAGGACGAAATTCCCGGCATTGCCATTATTGGAAAGCCTAATGTGGGGAAGTCTTCCATTATCAATAAACTTCTCGGGGAGAATCGTGTGATTGTATCTGACATAGCCGGAACAACGAGGGATGCAATTGATACAGTAATCAGACACAATGGCAATGATTACAACTTCATTGATACAGCAGGTCTACGAAGAAAAAACAAGGTAAAGGAAGAACTGGAACGATATAGCATCATCCGAACAGTATCGGCAGTAGAACGTGCGGATATCGCAGTTCTCGTTATAGATGCAAAGGAAGGGGTATCGGAACAGGATGCCAAAATTGTTGGAATCGCACATGACCGGGGAAAGGGAATCATTGTCGCAGTGAATAAATGGGACGATGTGGAGAAAAATAATAAGACAGTTTCCGAATATACCAATAAGGTGAGACAAATTCTCTCTTTTATTCCTTATGCGGAGATCTTATTTATTTCGGCAAAGACAGGGCAAAGACTGGCAAAACTCTTTGATATTATTGATATGGTACTTGAAAACCAGACTATGAGGGTGCAGACTGGTGTCTTGAATGAGATTATGACTGAAGCAGTGGCGCTGCAGCAGCCGCCTTCGGACCGTGGAAGACGTCTGAAATTATATTATATGACGCAGGTTTCGGTAAAGCCGCCGACATTTGTTATCTTTGTAAATGATAAAGAACTGATGCATTTTTCTTATACCAGATATCTGGAGAATCGTATCAGAGATGCTTTCGGATTCAAGGGCACGGCTTTACGATTTATTATCAGGGAACGGAAGGAAAAATAAGATGGAACGAATTATTTGCTTAATCATAGGATATTGCTGTGGTTTATTTCAGACTTCTTATTATTATGGAAAGATGCATGGTATTGATATAAGACAACATGGGAGTGGCAATGCAGGTACAACGAACGCTCTTCGCACGCTGGGCAAAAGAGCTGGTATTATCACTTTAGTAGGGGACTGCCTAAAATGTATGCTTGCAGTATGGATTGTTCGTCTGATCTATGGAAGAACCTATCCTGATATGATTCGGCTACTGGGCTTGTATGCGTCAGCAGGAACGATACTCGGACACAATTTTCCTTTTTACCTGAAGTTTAAAGGAGGTAAGGGAATTGCTGCTACTGCCGGTATGATAATTTCTTTTGACTGGAGAATTACTCTTATAGAAATCGTAGTATTTTTCGGTACCTTTTTTATCACACATTATGTTTCGCTGGGATCACTTCTGGTATATGTATTCTTTATTATACTGGTAGTCATCATGGGACAGACGGGAACTCTTATGATTCCACGCCAGTACATAATGGAAACTTATGTGTTGGTGATTTTACTGGCACTATTGGCTTTCTGGCAGCACAGGAAAAATATCGTAAAGCTTCATAATGGCACAGAGAATAAAACATATCTAAAAAAAGAAAAGACGGGTGATGACTCTAATATAGAAGAGTCAGATTCCTGAGAAAGCAGGGTGAAAGAATGGCAAAAATTAGTGTTTTAGGGGCAGGAAGCTGGGGAACCGCTCTTGCGTGGCTTCTGCATAATAATGGCCATGATGTGATGATCTGGTCTGTCATGAAGGATGAGGTGGAAGCCCTTGACAGAGATCATGAAAACAAGAAAAAACTTCCCGGAGTGATTCTTCCACAAGATATGATACTCACAAGCGATCTGGAAGCTGCCTGCAGCGGGCAGGATCTCCTGGTAACTGCGGTGGCTTCTCCGTATATTCGATCAACGGCACATTCAATGAAGCCTTATGTAAAGAAAGGTCAGTTGATTGTAAACGTGGCCAAGGGGATCGAAGAACATTCATTGAAGACGCTGAGTGATATTATTGAAGAGGAGATACCTCAGGCAGTGGTGACGGTACTTTCCGGACCAAGTCACGCGGAAGAAGTGGGAAAAGGAATTCCGACCACAATTGTCGCAGGTGCAAAGAAAGAAGAAGTAGCTGAATACATTCAGGAACTGTTCATGAGCCCTGTCTTTCGTGTCTATACCAGCCCGGATGTGCTGGGGATTGAGATTGGAGCGGCGCTTAAGAATGTCATCGCTTTAGCAGCTGGAATTGCCGATGGTCTCGGATATGGTGATAACACAAAAGCAGCACTGATAACCAGAGGAATTGCCGAGATTTCAAGACTTGCAGAAGCGATGGGTGCCAGAAGCGAGACACTATTTGGATTGTCTGGTATTGGTGATCTTGTAGTCACATGTTCCAGCAGACATAGCCGAAACAGAAAAGCTGGTTATCTGATTGGTCAGGGAAGAACGATGAAACAGGCAATGGATGAAGTCTCAATGATTGTCGAGGGAGTTTACTCCGCAAAGGCGGGACTTGAATTATCCGAGAAGTATAAGATCGATATGCCAATTACATTGGCAGTAAATGAAGTACTCTTCAACAATAAACCTGCAGCAGAGGCAGTGAATGATCTGATGCTGCGGGATAAAAAAATGGAAATTGAAGCCGATCTCTGGGAGAAATAATCATTTCCTTAGATCCTATGAATGATAAAATTCCCCCACTGGCAGTGAGGTAGATGCTGCTTATGGGGGAGTCTTTTATTCTACATCCGTTCCGATCATATCACTTGGAATGCTGGCGGTTCTCAGATGTTCATCCAGTGCATCTATGGCTGTCATCTCACTTTCTGTCAGTTCAAAATCATAAATATCAATATTATCTCGGATACGATCTTCGTGAACTGATTTTGGCAAAATGCCAATGTCTTGTTGAATCAGCCAATGCAAGCCTACCTGAACAGCGCTTTTGTTGTATTTAGCACCAATCTGTTTTAGAAGCTTGTTGTCTGAATAGGCACCTCTTGCCAGTGGGGCGTATGCCTGGACCACAATTCCCCTGCTTTGACAGTATTTTACTAATTCTTTTCTGCTCCAGAGAGGATGATATTCAATCTGATTGACAGCGGGTATAACCCCTGTGCTTTCGAACAGATGTTCGAGATGATGGATTCCAAAGTTACTGACACCGATGGATTTTATGTCACCGGACTGCCGAAGTTTCTCAAGTGCTTTCCAGGTTTCAGTATAACAGCCGGGAACCGGCCAGTGAATCATATAGAGATCGAAATAGTTGATTTTCATCCTGTCAAGTGAGCGACGAAAAGCACCTTCTATATCGCCCATCCTCTGGGCCGTATTCCAAACCTTTGATGTTATAAATAAATCTTGCCTGGGCAGACCGCAGTTATTAATTGCCCTGCCTATGATTTCTTCATTCTTATATACTGAGGCCGTGTCAATTAAACGGTAACCTGCCTCTACAGCAGCAGTAACCGCCCGCATCGCATCGTCATCCTTTTGAATTTTGTAGACCCCAAGACCAGTTTTCGGCATGGTATGATTATCATTTAATATAAAGTCTGATGCTTCCGATGACATCGTATACACCTCCTGAATGTTTTCTGCTTTTTAATATGGTATAATACATGCAGATTACTCCATATTTTTATATCCTAACACAGAAATGTAAACAAACAATGAAATAATTTGTTAAAAAAGTAATACATAATTGTTAAGAGCTTGTAGTATATGAAGATATCCTGTTTGGAGATCTTAAAGGTATGCTTTTACATGCAAACATGAAACACATAATCCTTTGTCTCTGGCAATAACATGATGTTGGAGTCAAAAGTAATTTGACCCCCTATGATACACGGATTACTTCGCACTTTGTGCTCACGTATCTTCGCTCCGCTCCGGTCGGTGCTAAACGAACATATGAATAGTGTACAAAAATAGTACATGTTAAAAAATAGACAAATAATTATATTGGATACATTGTATAAAATTTAACATTGTACCCTGAAAAGAACATGAAAAGTCACGGATACTTTTCGATCCCCTATTGATTTCACGCAATGGAAGGGTTATAATATTAACAATATAACTTGAAAAATTCTGCCGGGCGGCAGCCTGGAGATAGAAAGGGAGCCTTTTATGCATATATTAAATGATGAGAATGGGAATCCGATTGCTCACGGAGGACAAGACAAGGAACACCCATCTCGTACAAAAAAAGAGGAGAACATTGCTTTGCTTCAGTTTATGCTTTCACATAATGAGCATCATGCCGAGGAACTTGAAGAGATGGCTCATCAGCTGAAAGAGCAGGGAATGGGTGATGCTGCTAAGAAGATTTCAGAGGCGGTAGAGAATTTCAATGAAGGAAATAAACGACTGAGCCTTGCACTGACACTGGTGAAAAGATAAAGGAGGTCTGTATAGTATGTGCCTTGCTACAGTATATAAGGATAATGATGATACAACAGCAATCTGTAAAAACGTGTCCAGAATCGATGTCGATGGAGATTTTGTGCGAATTAGGGATATTCTGGGTGACGAGATGAGACTTCAGGGAAAGATTCTCATGGTCGACTTGGCAAACAGTATTGTAAAACTGCAATGCGATTAAAACAGGTAAATACTTATGATAATAAGTTTTACATAGTAACTATCAATAAATGGAAGCGGAGGTAAAGTAACTATGAAGCTTACGGATATTATGAAGAAGAGGACGATGTTCTCTTTTGAAGTATTTCCGCCGAAGACAGATGAGGCCATGGTTAAGCTTGGCAAGACCCTGGAACACCTCTATGAATTCAAACCTGACTATATTTCGTGTACCTATGGGGCAGGTGGAAGCAATGTGGGAAGAAACCTGGAAGTCTGTAAGAAAATTAAAGAGGCTGATAATGATACAATTCCTGTCACTCACTTTACATGTGTGGGAAACACAAAAGAAGGTGTGAAAGAGCAGCTCCAGAATTATCTGGACAATGGTATTAATCATATGCTGGCTCTTCGAGGGGATCTCCCTTATGGATGGACGGGAACGAATGGAGATTTTGCATATGCGACAGATTTACTCGCATATGTGAGAAAAGAATTTGGCGATCAATTCGAGATTGCGGTATCGGGATCTCCGGAAGGACATATCACATGCGGAACACTTGAGGCCGATATTGCACATTTAAAACAGAAACAAGATGAAGGAGCTGACTATATCATGACACAGCTCACTTATGATATGGAACAATTTAAGTACTGGTTTGATACGATTCGAAAGGCGGGAATTACACTTCCGGTCGATGTAGGTGTGATGCCTGTAGTGAATAAAGATTCTGTTATCAATATGTGTCTATCCCGCAACGGATCAGCAATACCGAGAAAACTTGCGGAGATCATCTCACATCACTGGTTTGATAAAGATCCAGATGGAAATCCACTTCCGGAAGTAAAAGAGGCCTTTCGGGAAGAAGGAATTAATTACACTGTAAACCAGCTTCATGAATATATGGCGATCGGTGTCGATGGAATCCATCTGTATGCAATGAACACATGGAAGAACAGTACTGAAATTTTGAACCGTGCGGGGATTCGCACATTGGTAAATTAAAGTAACAGATTATGTTTATTCTGGTAAAGATTTGACAATAAATGGATGTGAAGGCTGAGAAAAACATACTAAGCTTTCTTAATAATGGCGGAAATTAAGGAGTATCATATGAGTGAATTCAAAATGACGACAGTTGAAGAACTTGAGGCTGCAACCGATCGCCTGCTGGAGACAGGTGCAAAAGTTGGTGCAGATGCATGGCAGTTTCGAGTTAAAAATCAGACACCGCACTGTAAGTTTGGCGAGACAGGTGTCTGCTGCAAAATCTGTACAATGGGGCCGTGTCGTGTTACAAAAAAATCGCCCAGAGGCGTCTGCGGGTGTGATGTGCACGGAATCGTGGCAAGAAATTTTCTGAGGTTTACGGCAGCCGGATCGGCAACACATTCTGATCATGGACGTGAAATCTGCAACACACTGTATCAGACGGCAGAGGATGGAAACTACAAAGTTAAGGATCCGGAGAAACTGCTTCGGATTGCAAAAGAGTGGGAAATTGACACCGAGGGCAGAGATATCTATGATGTGGCTCACGATGTTGCGTATACAGCGCTTACCGAGTATGGGAAACCTTTTGGTACCCAGAGATTTTTAAAAAGAGCTCCAAAACATACACAGGAACTTTGGGAGAAGAATGAACTTGCACCACACGCAATTGATCGTGAGGTTTCCAGATCCTTACATATGACCCATATGGGCTGCTCTTCGAAACCGGCGCCTCTTATTAAGCAGTCGATTCGAAGTGGACTTGCCGATGGATGGGGCGGTTCTATGATGGGAACCGAATTCTCGGATGTCATGTTCGGAACACCAAAGCCAATAGATACAGAGGCAAACTTAGGTGTTATGTCAGAGGAAAATGTCAACATCGTAGTACACGGTCACGATCCCTCACTTTCTGAGATGATCTGTGAATATGCGGATGATCCCAAAATGATTGCTTATGCAAAAGAAAAGGGAGCAAAAGGGATCACTGTTTCTGGGATATGTTGTACCTCCAATGAAGTGGCGATGCGGCGGGGAGTGCCGATGGCAGGCAATTTCCTTCAGCAGGAAAATATCGTACTGACAGGTGCCTGTGAGGCGATCGTTGTGGATGTTCAGTGTATATTCCCGGCACTGGGGCCATTGAGTAAATGCTTCCATACGAAGTTTGTGACAACCTCACCAGTTGCACAGATGCCGGATTCAGATTTCATCCGTTTTGATGCGAAAACAGCGGCTGAAAATGCAAAAGAGATCATCAAGATGGCCATTGATAATTTTGAGAATCGAAAACCAGAACTTGTTCATATCCCTAAACTGAAACAGAAAGCTACCGTGGGATATTCAACCGAGGCAATCGTCAAAGTACTTGACGGCGTAGCCAACACACAGGTAGACGAGATGGGAACAACCAAACCGTTGATTGAATGTATCACATCCGGTGTGATTCGCGGTGCAGTGGCTATGGTTGGATGTAATAATCCAAAAATACGCCCGGATTATGCACATGTCGAACTGATGAAAAAGCTGATTGCAAACGATATAATTATTATTTCATCTGGTTGTTCTGCTCAGGCGGCTGCAAAAGTCGGACTGATGGATAAAAGAGCTAAAGATCTCTGCGGTGCCGGACTTAAAAGGGTCTGTGAACTTGCAGATATCCCCCCGGTACTGCATATGGGTTCCTGTGTGGACATCAGTCGTATGGTGATTCTTGCATCGTCACTGGCTAAAGATTCAGGTCTTAATATTTCACAGCTTCCTGTTGTCGGCTGTGCACCAGAATGGATGTCCGAAAAAGCGGTCTCTATCGGAAACTATGTAGTAGGAACCGGAATAGACACTTTCCTTGGAATTGACCCCTGTGTCAGTGGGTCGGATGAGG comes from the Blautia liquoris genome and includes:
- the der gene encoding ribosome biogenesis GTPase Der is translated as MSKPIVAIVGRPNVGKSTLFNALAGEKISIVKDTPGVTRDRIYADVSWLDYNFTLIDTGGIEPDSSDMILKSMREQAQIAIDTADVIIFLTDVRQGLLDADAKVCDMLRRSGKPVLLVVNKVDNFDKFLMDTYEFYNLGIGDPIPVSAASKLGLGDMLDEVVKHFNDTALGEEEDEIPGIAIIGKPNVGKSSIINKLLGENRVIVSDIAGTTRDAIDTVIRHNGNDYNFIDTAGLRRKNKVKEELERYSIIRTVSAVERADIAVLVIDAKEGVSEQDAKIVGIAHDRGKGIIVAVNKWDDVEKNNKTVSEYTNKVRQILSFIPYAEILFISAKTGQRLAKLFDIIDMVLENQTMRVQTGVLNEIMTEAVALQQPPSDRGRRLKLYYMTQVSVKPPTFVIFVNDKELMHFSYTRYLENRIRDAFGFKGTALRFIIRERKEK
- the plsY gene encoding glycerol-3-phosphate 1-O-acyltransferase PlsY — translated: MERIICLIIGYCCGLFQTSYYYGKMHGIDIRQHGSGNAGTTNALRTLGKRAGIITLVGDCLKCMLAVWIVRLIYGRTYPDMIRLLGLYASAGTILGHNFPFYLKFKGGKGIAATAGMIISFDWRITLIEIVVFFGTFFITHYVSLGSLLVYVFFIILVVIMGQTGTLMIPRQYIMETYVLVILLALLAFWQHRKNIVKLHNGTENKTYLKKEKTGDDSNIEESDS
- a CDS encoding NAD(P)H-dependent glycerol-3-phosphate dehydrogenase, whose product is MAKISVLGAGSWGTALAWLLHNNGHDVMIWSVMKDEVEALDRDHENKKKLPGVILPQDMILTSDLEAACSGQDLLVTAVASPYIRSTAHSMKPYVKKGQLIVNVAKGIEEHSLKTLSDIIEEEIPQAVVTVLSGPSHAEEVGKGIPTTIVAGAKKEEVAEYIQELFMSPVFRVYTSPDVLGIEIGAALKNVIALAAGIADGLGYGDNTKAALITRGIAEISRLAEAMGARSETLFGLSGIGDLVVTCSSRHSRNRKAGYLIGQGRTMKQAMDEVSMIVEGVYSAKAGLELSEKYKIDMPITLAVNEVLFNNKPAAEAVNDLMLRDKKMEIEADLWEK
- a CDS encoding aldo/keto reductase, yielding MSSEASDFILNDNHTMPKTGLGVYKIQKDDDAMRAVTAAVEAGYRLIDTASVYKNEEIIGRAINNCGLPRQDLFITSKVWNTAQRMGDIEGAFRRSLDRMKINYFDLYMIHWPVPGCYTETWKALEKLRQSGDIKSIGVSNFGIHHLEHLFESTGVIPAVNQIEYHPLWSRKELVKYCQSRGIVVQAYAPLARGAYSDNKLLKQIGAKYNKSAVQVGLHWLIQQDIGILPKSVHEDRIRDNIDIYDFELTESEMTAIDALDEHLRTASIPSDMIGTDVE
- a CDS encoding cobalt transporter — translated: MHILNDENGNPIAHGGQDKEHPSRTKKEENIALLQFMLSHNEHHAEELEEMAHQLKEQGMGDAAKKISEAVENFNEGNKRLSLALTLVKR
- a CDS encoding CooT family nickel-binding protein yields the protein MCLATVYKDNDDTTAICKNVSRIDVDGDFVRIRDILGDEMRLQGKILMVDLANSIVKLQCD
- a CDS encoding methylenetetrahydrofolate reductase — translated: MKLTDIMKKRTMFSFEVFPPKTDEAMVKLGKTLEHLYEFKPDYISCTYGAGGSNVGRNLEVCKKIKEADNDTIPVTHFTCVGNTKEGVKEQLQNYLDNGINHMLALRGDLPYGWTGTNGDFAYATDLLAYVRKEFGDQFEIAVSGSPEGHITCGTLEADIAHLKQKQDEGADYIMTQLTYDMEQFKYWFDTIRKAGITLPVDVGVMPVVNKDSVINMCLSRNGSAIPRKLAEIISHHWFDKDPDGNPLPEVKEAFREEGINYTVNQLHEYMAIGVDGIHLYAMNTWKNSTEILNRAGIRTLVN
- the cooS gene encoding anaerobic carbon-monoxide dehydrogenase catalytic subunit — its product is MSEFKMTTVEELEAATDRLLETGAKVGADAWQFRVKNQTPHCKFGETGVCCKICTMGPCRVTKKSPRGVCGCDVHGIVARNFLRFTAAGSATHSDHGREICNTLYQTAEDGNYKVKDPEKLLRIAKEWEIDTEGRDIYDVAHDVAYTALTEYGKPFGTQRFLKRAPKHTQELWEKNELAPHAIDREVSRSLHMTHMGCSSKPAPLIKQSIRSGLADGWGGSMMGTEFSDVMFGTPKPIDTEANLGVMSEENVNIVVHGHDPSLSEMICEYADDPKMIAYAKEKGAKGITVSGICCTSNEVAMRRGVPMAGNFLQQENIVLTGACEAIVVDVQCIFPALGPLSKCFHTKFVTTSPVAQMPDSDFIRFDAKTAAENAKEIIKMAIDNFENRKPELVHIPKLKQKATVGYSTEAIVKVLDGVANTQVDEMGTTKPLIECITSGVIRGAVAMVGCNNPKIRPDYAHVELMKKLIANDIIIISSGCSAQAAAKVGLMDKRAKDLCGAGLKRVCELADIPPVLHMGSCVDISRMVILASSLAKDSGLNISQLPVVGCAPEWMSEKAVSIGNYVVGTGIDTFLGIDPCVSGSDEVVDLLTGGTKDWVEASFTVEKDIDKLGDKMIERIEEKRNALGI